The Streptomyces sp. Alt3 genome has a segment encoding these proteins:
- a CDS encoding SDR family NAD(P)-dependent oxidoreductase: MAATPIAVITGASSGIGAATARQLAAAGYRVVLTARRKDRIEALAAELGEAGHKATAYALDVTDRAAVDEFATAFRSLAVLVNNAGGALGADPVATGDPADWRQMYETNVIGTLNVTQALLPALTASGDGTVVILSSTAGLSTYEGGGGYVAAKHGEHVLAETLRLEIVGTPVRVIEVAPGMVKTDEFATTRFRGDTEKAAKVYAGVDAPLSADDVADTITWAVTRPSHVNIDLLVVRPRAQASNSKVHRTL; this comes from the coding sequence ATGGCCGCCACCCCCATCGCCGTCATCACCGGCGCGAGCAGCGGCATCGGTGCCGCGACCGCCAGGCAGCTGGCCGCGGCCGGATACCGCGTGGTGCTCACCGCACGCCGCAAGGACCGCATCGAGGCGCTGGCCGCCGAGCTCGGCGAGGCGGGGCACAAGGCGACGGCGTACGCCCTGGACGTCACCGACCGTGCGGCGGTCGACGAGTTCGCCACCGCGTTCCGCTCGCTGGCCGTCCTCGTCAACAACGCCGGCGGCGCGCTGGGCGCCGACCCGGTCGCGACGGGCGATCCGGCCGACTGGCGCCAGATGTACGAGACCAACGTCATCGGCACGCTCAACGTCACCCAGGCCCTGCTCCCCGCCCTGACCGCGAGCGGGGACGGCACCGTCGTGATCCTCTCCTCGACGGCCGGCCTCTCCACGTACGAGGGCGGTGGCGGTTACGTCGCCGCCAAGCACGGCGAGCACGTACTGGCGGAGACCCTCCGTCTGGAGATCGTCGGCACCCCGGTCCGCGTGATCGAGGTCGCGCCCGGCATGGTCAAGACCGACGAGTTCGCCACCACCCGCTTCCGCGGCGACACGGAGAAGGCGGCCAAGGTCTACGCGGGCGTCGATGCCCCGCTCTCCGCCGACGACGTGGCCGACACGATCACCTGGGCCGTGACCCGCCCCAGCCACGTCAACATCGACCTCCTGGTGGTCCGCCCCCGCGCCCAGGCCTCCAACTCCAAGGTCCACCGCACGCTCTGA
- a CDS encoding YnfA family protein has protein sequence MLVARSIALFVVAALFEIGGAWLVWQGVREHRGWIWIGAGVIALGAYGFVATLQPDGDFGRILAAYGGVFVAGSIAWGMVADGYRPDRWDVTGALICLAGMALIMYAPRNH, from the coding sequence ATGCTCGTCGCCCGCTCCATCGCGCTCTTCGTCGTAGCCGCGCTCTTCGAGATCGGAGGTGCCTGGCTCGTCTGGCAGGGCGTGCGCGAGCACCGCGGATGGATCTGGATCGGTGCGGGCGTCATCGCTCTCGGGGCGTACGGATTCGTGGCCACGCTCCAGCCGGACGGTGACTTCGGCCGCATCCTCGCGGCGTACGGCGGGGTGTTCGTCGCCGGTTCGATCGCCTGGGGCATGGTCGCCGACGGCTACCGCCCGGACCGCTGGGACGTGACCGGCGCGCTGATCTGCCTGGCCGGCATGGCGTTGATCATGTACGCCCCCCGAAACCACTGA
- a CDS encoding FAD-dependent oxidoreductase has protein sequence MTGTSSKPTTADAAVTAGTADTATSTGTSGAGSGKSGTVDVVVVGAGPTGLLLAGDLATQGVSVALVERRPREAGTLTRAFAVHARTLELLDSRGLADALVATGTPLHRMRLFGRLSLDLTRLPSRFPFLLITPQYEVEQLLRDRALKAGVDLRYGTELLGLNQSDANAGVTAEIRGADGRRSTLEARYLVGTDGVRSSVRRALGLPFPGEAVIKSIVLADVRLTEAPTGLLTVNGAGDAFAFIAPFGDGWYRVMGWNRTHQADDNDPVDLEELREIARTALGSDHGMHDARWISRFHSDERQVPAYRTGRVFLAGDAAHVHSPAGGQGMNTGLQDAANLSWKLAAVLRGQSADPEALLDSYHGERHPVGSQVLRASGAIIRLAMARTPLQRFARTVLTHALSAVRPALDKVIGRISGVGISYDAPKGSHRLTGTRAPDLRLTEGRLLELLRDGSFVLVTPPDTPAPATAAAEPTPLVHAHWTDDRTTTLLIRPDGYIAWASDRPGPDALRGALGR, from the coding sequence ATGACCGGCACGTCCAGCAAACCCACCACCGCCGACGCCGCTGTCACGGCCGGCACGGCCGATACCGCCACCTCCACCGGCACGTCCGGCGCGGGATCCGGCAAGTCCGGCACCGTCGACGTCGTGGTCGTGGGGGCGGGTCCCACCGGACTGCTCCTGGCAGGCGATCTCGCCACCCAGGGTGTGTCGGTCGCCCTCGTCGAGCGCCGACCGCGCGAGGCCGGCACCCTGACCCGGGCCTTCGCCGTGCACGCGCGGACACTGGAGCTGCTCGACAGCCGGGGGCTCGCCGACGCACTGGTCGCGACCGGCACACCCCTCCACCGGATGCGGCTCTTCGGCCGGCTCTCCCTCGACCTCACCCGGCTGCCGAGCCGCTTCCCCTTCCTTCTCATCACCCCGCAGTACGAAGTCGAACAGCTGCTGAGGGACCGAGCACTCAAGGCCGGGGTGGACCTGCGGTACGGGACGGAGCTGCTCGGCCTGAATCAGTCCGACGCCAACGCCGGGGTCACCGCCGAGATACGCGGTGCCGACGGGAGGCGTTCGACCCTGGAGGCCCGGTATCTCGTGGGAACGGACGGGGTGCGCAGCTCCGTTCGCCGGGCCCTGGGCCTACCCTTTCCCGGTGAGGCCGTGATCAAGTCCATCGTCCTGGCCGATGTCCGGCTCACCGAGGCCCCCACCGGGCTGCTCACGGTCAACGGCGCGGGAGACGCGTTCGCCTTCATCGCCCCGTTCGGCGACGGCTGGTACCGCGTCATGGGCTGGAACCGCACACACCAGGCCGACGACAACGACCCCGTGGACCTCGAGGAGCTGCGCGAGATCGCCCGCACCGCGCTCGGCTCCGACCACGGGATGCACGACGCGCGCTGGATCTCACGCTTCCACAGCGACGAACGTCAGGTGCCCGCCTATCGCACCGGCCGGGTCTTCCTCGCCGGGGACGCCGCACACGTCCACTCCCCGGCGGGCGGCCAGGGCATGAACACCGGTCTCCAGGACGCGGCGAACCTCTCCTGGAAACTCGCGGCCGTCCTGCGCGGGCAGTCCGCCGACCCCGAGGCGCTGCTCGACAGCTACCACGGGGAAAGGCATCCGGTCGGCTCCCAGGTACTGCGCGCCAGCGGTGCGATCATCCGCCTGGCCATGGCCAGGACGCCCTTGCAGCGTTTCGCCCGGACCGTCCTCACCCATGCCCTCTCCGCCGTGCGGCCGGCCTTGGACAAGGTGATCGGAAGGATCTCCGGAGTCGGGATCTCCTACGACGCCCCGAAGGGCAGCCACCGCCTCACGGGCACCCGCGCGCCCGACCTGCGGCTCACCGAGGGGCGCCTGCTGGAGCTTCTGCGCGACGGCTCCTTCGTCCTCGTGACACCGCCGGACACCCCCGCCCCCGCCACTGCCGCCGCGGAGCCGACCCCGCTCGTCCACGCGCACTGGACGGACGACCGTACGACCACCCTGCTCATACGCCCCGACGGATACATCGCGTGGGCGAGCGACCGCCCCGGCCCAGACGCACTGCGAGGCGCCCTGGGCCGATGA
- a CDS encoding TetR/AcrR family transcriptional regulator encodes MTEHAPSAPRRSDATRAAILEAARERFAADGYERATIRAIARDARIDPSMVMRYYGSKEGLFAAASAIDLRLPGLGALPGKHVGAVLVEHFLDRWEQDDVLTGLLRVGVTNEAGAERMRAVFAEQLGPVAAGVCPDPADAPRRAALVSSQILGMALARYVLRIEPAVAMSREEVVAWLAPTVQRYLTAGKP; translated from the coding sequence ATGACAGAGCACGCCCCTTCCGCTCCACGCCGCTCGGACGCCACCAGGGCGGCGATCCTCGAAGCCGCCCGCGAGCGGTTCGCCGCCGACGGGTACGAGCGCGCCACCATCAGGGCCATCGCCCGTGACGCGCGCATCGACCCGTCGATGGTGATGCGCTACTACGGCTCCAAGGAGGGGCTGTTCGCCGCCGCGTCCGCGATCGACCTGAGGCTGCCCGGCCTGGGCGCGCTGCCCGGCAAGCACGTGGGCGCGGTGCTCGTCGAGCACTTCCTGGACCGCTGGGAACAGGACGACGTGCTGACCGGCCTGCTCAGGGTCGGCGTCACCAACGAAGCGGGGGCCGAGCGGATGCGTGCCGTCTTCGCGGAGCAGCTGGGGCCGGTCGCCGCCGGTGTCTGCCCCGATCCCGCGGACGCCCCGCGGCGCGCGGCGCTCGTGTCCTCGCAGATCCTGGGCATGGCGCTCGCGCGGTACGTGCTGCGGATCGAGCCGGCCGTGGCGATGTCACGGGAGGAGGTCGTCGCCTGGCTCGCACCCACGGTCCAGCGCTATCTGACGGCCGGGAAGCCCTGA
- a CDS encoding Mut7-C RNAse domain-containing protein, with translation MNGPEIALEVAPELRLFVAHDRRRGRTAVATDGSSTLGHVVESLGIPLTEAGQLLVDGSPVPVSHIPGAGELVEVRAVRRPQQVPGAPLRFLLDVHLGTLARRLRLLGVDAAYESEDIGDPALAALSAEQRRVMLSRDRGLLRRREIWAGAYVYSDRPDEQLRDILGRFAPALAPWTRCTACNGELTEADKDSVSSRLEQGTQASYDVFAQCATCGRVYWRGAHHARLEAIVEDAVREFGGAGSQAPTT, from the coding sequence GTGAACGGACCCGAGATCGCCCTCGAAGTAGCCCCGGAACTGCGGCTCTTCGTCGCCCATGACCGCCGCCGCGGACGCACGGCCGTCGCCACGGACGGCTCGTCGACCCTCGGACACGTCGTGGAGTCACTCGGCATCCCGCTCACCGAGGCCGGGCAGCTCCTCGTCGACGGGAGCCCCGTGCCGGTGTCGCACATCCCCGGTGCGGGCGAACTGGTCGAGGTCCGGGCGGTGCGGCGGCCCCAGCAGGTCCCCGGCGCACCGCTGCGCTTCCTCCTCGATGTCCATCTGGGCACGCTCGCCCGGCGGTTGCGCCTCCTCGGTGTGGACGCCGCGTACGAGAGCGAGGACATCGGCGACCCGGCGCTGGCCGCCCTCTCGGCGGAGCAGCGGCGCGTCATGCTCTCCCGGGACCGGGGGCTCCTCCGCCGCAGGGAGATCTGGGCGGGGGCGTACGTCTACAGCGACCGGCCCGACGAGCAGCTCCGCGACATCCTGGGCCGCTTCGCCCCCGCACTCGCCCCGTGGACCCGCTGCACGGCCTGCAACGGGGAACTCACGGAGGCCGACAAGGACTCCGTGAGCTCCCGCCTGGAGCAGGGCACGCAGGCGTCCTACGACGTGTTCGCACAGTGCGCCACCTGTGGGCGGGTGTACTGGCGGGGCGCCCATCACGCCCGCCTGGAAGCCATCGTGGAGGACGCCGTACGCGAGTTCGGCGGAGCGGGGAGCCAGGCGCCGACCACCTGA
- a CDS encoding helix-turn-helix domain-containing protein translates to MAGPGRETRGIVDAPDLFSRVRFRLRDPAPELRPHLEHYWLIDWDLSEAYTSQVVPHPSVHLVFERTESGSEARRTGSAEVYGVVQGLFSQRLEGRGRVCGVKFRPGAFRPFAPRLPVSEWTGRRVPADEVLGAPEHGPSASETVPSVLDPADEDARVAALDSYVLSLLPPPDPQAELATELAELVRTDRSLLRVDALARAGGLSVRSLQRLFSTCVGVGPKWVILRHRIHEALQRAGSDPEPDWARLAADLGYSDQAHLVRDFTATVGVPPAAFAQR, encoded by the coding sequence ATGGCCGGACCTGGACGCGAGACGCGGGGCATCGTCGACGCCCCCGACCTGTTCAGCCGCGTGCGCTTCCGCCTCCGTGACCCCGCTCCGGAACTGCGGCCGCACCTGGAGCACTACTGGCTGATCGACTGGGACCTCTCGGAGGCGTACACCTCGCAGGTGGTGCCGCACCCGAGCGTCCACCTGGTCTTCGAGCGCACGGAGTCGGGCAGCGAGGCGCGACGCACCGGCTCCGCCGAGGTCTACGGCGTCGTCCAGGGCCTGTTCAGCCAGCGGCTGGAGGGCAGGGGGCGGGTGTGCGGGGTGAAGTTCCGGCCCGGCGCCTTCAGGCCGTTCGCCCCTCGGCTGCCCGTCTCGGAGTGGACCGGGCGCCGGGTCCCGGCCGACGAGGTGCTCGGCGCGCCCGAGCACGGGCCCTCCGCCTCGGAGACGGTGCCGTCCGTACTCGATCCGGCCGACGAGGACGCCCGGGTCGCGGCACTGGACTCGTACGTCCTGTCCCTCCTTCCGCCGCCGGACCCGCAGGCGGAACTCGCGACGGAGCTCGCCGAGCTCGTGCGGACGGACCGTTCGCTGCTGAGGGTGGACGCCCTCGCCCGTGCGGGCGGACTCTCCGTGCGCTCGCTGCAAAGGCTGTTCTCCACCTGTGTGGGGGTCGGGCCCAAGTGGGTCATCCTCCGTCACCGCATCCACGAGGCGCTGCAACGCGCCGGATCCGACCCCGAGCCCGACTGGGCGCGACTCGCCGCCGACCTCGGCTACAGCGACCAGGCCCACCTGGTCAGGGACTTCACGGCCACGGTGGGCGTTCCCCCGGCGGCCTTCGCGCAGCGCTGA
- a CDS encoding TIGR03086 family metal-binding protein: protein MKTISELLEEATTRAVPVVRGIDDAQLAGGTPCSEYDVRALLSHLFSVIENFRVLAAKGTTDFGRTEDVVTGDWRGRFDDETARLVKAWAEPGAEEGATGGMGMPARTVGLMVLGDLTVHAWDLARATGQDFVPDPVVVAELEPGLAGLAPKAREMKVFGEPLPAAPEATAFERVLAMTGRDPGWRPPRR from the coding sequence ATGAAGACGATCAGCGAACTCCTCGAAGAAGCCACCACGCGGGCGGTCCCCGTGGTGCGGGGCATCGATGACGCCCAGCTGGCCGGTGGCACACCGTGCAGCGAGTACGACGTCAGGGCCCTGCTGAGCCATCTCTTCTCCGTGATCGAGAACTTCCGGGTCCTGGCCGCCAAGGGAACGACCGATTTCGGCCGCACGGAGGACGTCGTCACGGGGGACTGGAGGGGCCGGTTCGACGACGAGACGGCTCGGCTGGTGAAGGCATGGGCCGAGCCGGGTGCGGAGGAAGGGGCGACCGGAGGCATGGGCATGCCGGCCAGGACGGTGGGGCTCATGGTGCTGGGGGACCTGACCGTGCACGCCTGGGACCTCGCCCGGGCGACGGGCCAGGACTTCGTGCCGGACCCCGTCGTGGTCGCGGAGCTGGAGCCGGGCCTGGCCGGTCTGGCCCCGAAGGCCCGGGAGATGAAGGTGTTCGGCGAGCCGTTGCCCGCCGCGCCGGAGGCTACGGCTTTCGAGCGGGTGCTGGCCATGACGGGCCGTGACCCCGGCTGGCGCCCGCCCCGCCGCTGA
- a CDS encoding MerR family transcriptional regulator: MSSEHMQIGEVAARTELSLRTIRHYEETGLVTPSARSRGGFRLYTEADVARLMVVRRMKPLGFSLDEMRDLLEAVDRLDDDGGTAAGERDELLERVRAYERSATEQVARLRVQLARAEEFALTLRTRLDRNGPPEA, translated from the coding sequence GTGAGCAGCGAGCACATGCAGATCGGCGAGGTCGCCGCGCGCACCGAGCTGTCGCTGCGCACGATCCGGCATTACGAGGAGACCGGGCTCGTGACCCCCTCGGCCCGGTCCCGCGGCGGGTTCCGGCTGTACACCGAGGCCGATGTGGCACGGCTGATGGTCGTCCGCCGGATGAAACCCCTCGGCTTCAGCCTGGACGAGATGCGGGACCTGCTGGAAGCGGTCGACCGCCTCGACGACGACGGGGGGACGGCGGCCGGCGAGCGCGACGAACTCCTGGAGCGGGTACGCGCCTACGAACGGTCCGCGACCGAACAGGTCGCCAGACTGCGGGTCCAGCTGGCGCGGGCGGAGGAGTTCGCCCTGACCCTGCGCACCCGCCTGGACCGGAACGGGCCGCCGGAGGCGTGA